In a genomic window of Agarivorans albus:
- a CDS encoding YihD family protein produces the protein MQLHRIEELIDLLTPVWKQQPELNLVEIITQIADQAGNNKPLSELTDDVLIYQLKMLTIGKDEMIPGIAKDCEDDFKTALLKARGVKV, from the coding sequence ATGCAGTTGCATCGTATTGAAGAATTAATCGATTTACTCACACCGGTTTGGAAACAACAACCGGAGCTTAACTTAGTAGAAATTATCACTCAAATAGCCGACCAAGCAGGGAACAATAAACCCTTGAGTGAACTGACCGATGACGTGCTTATTTACCAACTTAAAATGCTTACAATTGGTAAAGACGAGATGATTCCTGGCATCGCAAAAGATTGCGAGGATGATTTTAAAACCGCCTTATTAAAAGCGCGTGGCGTAAAAGTTTAA
- the ccoG gene encoding cytochrome c oxidase accessory protein CcoG: protein MSERIPVKDVSPKPRAAKKRAPVDRYNPQEQIYVREQKGVFQRLRKYMGWFFIAAFVIVPFIPYGDRQAILLDMGARQYHFFSLTLWPQDLLLLAWFFIIAAFALFFITTFLGRVWCGYLCPQTVWTFIFIWFEEKIEGSANKRKKLDKSPWSFNKIWRKTAKHTAWIAVSVFTALSFAAYFVPVKQLWWDFFTLNASGAVNFSVIFFTVATYANAGWMRTIVCTHMCPYARFQSAMFDKDTFIVGYDVERGESRGPRKRNADHKALGLGDCVDCDLCVQVCPAGIDIREGLQYECINCGACIDACDQTMERMNYPKGLIRYTTEHNLAGQKTDVLRPKLIGYGVVLSAMLVAFVFTLLNVKPMQLDVLRDRSSLYNETSEGLVENTYTLKVINKSSEAREFHLSVRGLEEVEWIGQQIVTVKGGEVFSLPISLASDPYLLPRSITDIEFVLESGDDQFIQASRFISGG from the coding sequence ATGAGTGAACGTATTCCTGTTAAAGACGTCAGCCCCAAACCTCGCGCGGCTAAAAAACGTGCTCCGGTAGATCGTTACAACCCCCAAGAACAAATTTATGTGCGTGAGCAAAAAGGTGTATTTCAACGCTTGCGTAAGTACATGGGCTGGTTTTTTATAGCGGCTTTTGTGATTGTGCCGTTTATTCCTTACGGCGATCGCCAAGCAATTTTGCTAGATATGGGGGCTCGTCAGTATCACTTTTTTAGCTTAACCCTGTGGCCGCAAGATTTATTGCTATTGGCTTGGTTCTTCATTATTGCTGCCTTTGCTTTGTTTTTTATTACCACCTTTTTAGGCCGAGTATGGTGTGGTTACTTGTGTCCGCAAACGGTGTGGACCTTTATCTTTATCTGGTTTGAAGAAAAGATTGAAGGCAGCGCCAATAAGCGTAAAAAGCTAGATAAATCGCCCTGGAGCTTTAACAAAATTTGGCGAAAAACAGCCAAACATACCGCATGGATTGCGGTGTCGGTATTTACCGCTTTGTCGTTTGCCGCTTACTTTGTGCCAGTTAAACAGCTGTGGTGGGACTTTTTCACGCTAAATGCCAGCGGTGCGGTTAACTTCTCGGTGATTTTCTTTACCGTAGCAACTTACGCTAACGCCGGTTGGATGCGCACCATTGTATGTACTCACATGTGCCCCTATGCGCGTTTTCAGTCAGCGATGTTTGATAAAGACACTTTTATTGTGGGTTACGATGTTGAGCGAGGCGAAAGCCGCGGCCCACGTAAGCGCAATGCCGACCACAAAGCCTTAGGTTTAGGTGACTGTGTAGATTGTGATTTGTGTGTGCAGGTGTGCCCTGCAGGCATTGATATTCGCGAAGGCTTGCAGTACGAATGTATTAACTGTGGTGCTTGTATTGATGCCTGTGACCAAACCATGGAGCGCATGAACTACCCGAAAGGCTTAATTCGCTACACAACCGAGCATAACTTGGCGGGGCAAAAAACCGATGTACTGCGGCCTAAGCTGATCGGTTATGGGGTGGTGTTAAGTGCCATGCTGGTCGCTTTTGTATTCACCTTGCTTAACGTGAAGCCGATGCAGTTAGATGTGTTGCGTGATCGTTCTTCTTTGTACAACGAAACCTCTGAAGGTTTGGTAGAAAATACCTACACCTTAAAGGTGATTAACAAATCCTCTGAAGCGCGCGAGTTCCACTTAAGTGTGCGTGGTTTGGAGGAAGTAGAGTGGATAGGCCAGCAAATTGTCACAGTAAAAGGTGGCGAAGTGTTTAGTTTGCCTATTTCACTGGCGAGCGACCCTTACTTGTTGCCACGTTCGATCACCGATATTGAGTTTGTATTAGAAAGTGGCGATGACCAGTTTATCCAAGCTAGTCGCTTTATTAGTGGTGGTTAA
- a CDS encoding GGDEF domain-containing protein translates to MQLQVNTENARYLLNNGRLVALMTVAYSLIWWCLFAPSLSSSLHLLWLFCMLALSAVFYFFARIQSEVIDDFVPAPQLTRYFSLATSSGVLWAVGILLFMPVLPASERLLLVVLVGALLSLVVVPNLLSIRSFNGFSIPLLLALLVSMVEASRTEWVACLVLLLSWGVLNIVLRRAETLVKANFSEGALNRAKALELADSHALMRHQSERDALTGLYNRAIFEQTLALHWRLSSRANTSLSLLLIDVDFFKPYNDHYGHVAGDQCLSKVANLFTQALQREDDIVARYGGEEFVMVLPNTDTKGALQVAGRVRTLMAEAKLRHEYSTAASYVTVSIGISCLIPVAQQSTKEIVDKADKALYRAKQLGRNQAVVAARGEV, encoded by the coding sequence GTGCAGTTACAAGTAAACACTGAAAACGCCCGTTATTTACTTAACAATGGGCGTTTAGTGGCGTTAATGACCGTTGCGTATAGCCTTATTTGGTGGTGTTTGTTTGCGCCTAGCCTTTCTTCAAGCCTGCATTTGCTGTGGCTATTTTGCATGTTGGCTTTATCGGCCGTGTTTTACTTTTTTGCGCGTATTCAAAGCGAAGTAATTGACGATTTTGTCCCGGCGCCGCAACTAACGCGTTACTTTAGTTTGGCCACTAGTTCTGGGGTGCTTTGGGCGGTAGGTATTTTGCTGTTTATGCCGGTGTTACCTGCTTCCGAGCGTTTATTATTGGTGGTGCTGGTGGGCGCGTTGTTGTCGCTGGTGGTGGTGCCAAACTTACTAAGTATTCGTAGCTTTAACGGTTTTAGCATTCCATTGTTATTAGCGTTGTTGGTTTCTATGGTGGAGGCTAGCCGAACCGAGTGGGTGGCTTGTTTGGTATTACTGCTAAGCTGGGGAGTACTAAATATTGTGTTACGCCGCGCCGAAACCTTAGTTAAGGCTAATTTTTCCGAAGGAGCGCTAAATAGGGCCAAGGCTTTAGAGTTGGCCGACAGCCATGCTTTAATGCGCCATCAAAGTGAGCGAGATGCACTCACCGGCCTGTATAATCGGGCTATATTTGAGCAAACACTGGCTTTACATTGGCGTTTAAGCAGCCGGGCAAATACTTCCTTAAGTTTATTGCTGATCGATGTTGATTTCTTCAAGCCTTATAACGATCATTACGGTCATGTTGCAGGCGATCAATGTTTAAGCAAAGTTGCTAATTTGTTTACTCAAGCCTTGCAGCGTGAAGATGATATTGTTGCCCGCTATGGCGGCGAAGAGTTTGTAATGGTATTGCCCAACACCGATACCAAAGGCGCATTGCAAGTTGCTGGAAGAGTTAGAACACTAATGGCCGAGGCTAAATTGCGCCACGAGTATTCGACCGCAGCCAGTTATGTGACCGTGAGCATTGGTATTTCTTGTTTAATTCCAGTGGCTCAGCAAAGCACCAAAGAGATCGTAGATAAAGCCGATAAGGCACTATATAGAGCCAAGCAGTTAGGTAGAAACCAAGCTGTAGTGGCCGCCCGTGGAGAAGTATAA